One segment of Syngnathus scovelli strain Florida chromosome 6, RoL_Ssco_1.2, whole genome shotgun sequence DNA contains the following:
- the kras gene encoding GTPase KRas isoform X1: protein MTEYKLVVVGAGGVGKSALTIQLIQNHFVDEYDPTIEDSYRKQVVIDGETCLLDILDTAGQEEYSAMRDQYMRTGEGFLCVFAINNTKSFEDIHHYREQIKRVKDSEDVPMVLVGNKCDLPSRTVDTKQAQDLARSYGIPFIETSAKTRQRVEDAFYTLVREIRQYRVNKLSKEEKTPRCVKLKKCVVM, encoded by the exons ATGACAGAATATAAGCTGGTTGTGGTGGGAGCTGGTGGCGTTGGCAAGAGCGCACTGACcattcagctcatccagaaccaCTTTGTAGATGAATATGACCCCACCATTGAG GACTCTTACAGAAAACAAGTGGTGATTGATGGGGAGACGTGTCTACTGGACATCCTGGACACTGCAGGTCAGGAGGAGTACAGCGCCATGAGAGATCAGTATATGAGAACAGGGGAGGGCTTCCTCTGTGTCTTTGCCATCAACAACACCAAGTCCTTTGAGGATATTCACCACTACAG AGAACAAATAAAGCGGGTGAAAGACTCCGAGGATGTCCCCATGGTGCTGGTGGGCAACAAGTGTGATCTCCCGTCCCGGACAGTGGACACCAAGCAGGCTCAGGACTTAGCACGAAGCTACGGCATTCCCTTCATTGAGACCTCAGCAAAAACCAGACAG AGAGTGGAAGATGCCTTTTACACTCTGGTACGGGAGATCAGGCAGTACCGCGTCAATAAGCTCAGCAAGGAAGAAAAGACTCCGCGCTGTGTCAAGCTTAAAAAGTGTGTTGTGATGTGA
- the kras gene encoding GTPase KRas isoform X2 produces the protein MTEYKLVVVGAGGVGKSALTIQLIQNHFVDEYDPTIEDSYRKQVVIDGETCLLDILDTAGQEEYSAMRDQYMRTGEGFLCVFAINNTKSFEDIHHYREQIKRVKDSEDVPMVLVGNKCDLPSRTVDTKQAQDLARSYGIPFIETSAKTRQGVDDAFYTLVREIRKHKEKMSKEGKKKKKKSKTKCTLM, from the exons ATGACAGAATATAAGCTGGTTGTGGTGGGAGCTGGTGGCGTTGGCAAGAGCGCACTGACcattcagctcatccagaaccaCTTTGTAGATGAATATGACCCCACCATTGAG GACTCTTACAGAAAACAAGTGGTGATTGATGGGGAGACGTGTCTACTGGACATCCTGGACACTGCAGGTCAGGAGGAGTACAGCGCCATGAGAGATCAGTATATGAGAACAGGGGAGGGCTTCCTCTGTGTCTTTGCCATCAACAACACCAAGTCCTTTGAGGATATTCACCACTACAG AGAACAAATAAAGCGGGTGAAAGACTCCGAGGATGTCCCCATGGTGCTGGTGGGCAACAAGTGTGATCTCCCGTCCCGGACAGTGGACACCAAGCAGGCTCAGGACTTAGCACGAAGCTACGGCATTCCCTTCATTGAGACCTCAGCAAAAACCAGACAG GGAGTCGATGATGCCTTTTACACGTTAGTACGAGAAATCCGCAAGCATAAGGAGAAGATGAGCAAGGAgggcaaaaagaagaaaaagaagtccAAGACAAAGTGCACACTCATGTGA